In Segatella copri, the DNA window CTCGATGACTACGCGTGCAGAAGCGTTGCCGAACATACCGCCGAGCATCTCCTTGAACTCCTTCTTAGCCTCTTCCAGGGTAGGGAGAATGAGAACGCCCTTACCGGCGCACAAACCGTCAGCCTTCAGTACGTATGGAGCCTTCAGTGTCTCCAGAAATTTCAAGCCTTCCTCTACGTGCTCGCCGTCGAAAGTCTCATACTGGGCAGTAGGGATGTTGTGGCGCTTCATGAACTTCTTGGCGAAGTCCTTGCTGCCTTCCAATACGGCGCCAGCCTTTGATGGACCGATGACAGGGATGTTCTGGGTGCGAGGATCGTTCTTGAAGTCATCGTAAACACCCTTTACCAATGGGTCTTCCGGACCAACTACCACCATATCAACGCCATTCTCTACTGTGAAGTTCTTGAGCGCCTCAAAGTCGTCTGCCTTGATATCTACGTTCTCGCCGACATTCTGAGTACCGGCATTACCAGGAGCGATGAAGAGTTTTTCACACTTCTCGCTCTGAGCGATTTTCCATGCTAAGGCGTGCTCGCGGCCACCGCCTCCTAACAATAAAATTTTCATTTGCTGTAAGTTATTGTTTGTTATTTGATGTAGAAGTAAACTCCCCTTTTCGGAGAATGTTTACTCCTAGATATTTACTTGAGATAATCGAAGAAATAATTGCTGATGCGCTCATGCAGATGAGTGCTCTGATGACCTCTCATGTTGTGAGGCTCGCCAGGATAGACGAAGAAGTCTGGCTGGGTGCCTGCTGCGATGCAAGCCTTGAGGAAGGTGAGGCAGTGCTGTGGCACTACAGTCACATCGTTCAAGCCCTGGATAATCTGCAGCTTGCCCTTCAGGTTCTTTGCCTGATAGAGCAGGGAGGTCTTCCTGTAACCCTCTGGGTTGGTCTGTGGGGTGTCCATATAGCGCTCGCCATACATCACCTCGTACCAGTGCCAGTCGATTACCGGACCGCCTGCTACGCCTACCTTGAACACATCAGGGTGGTTGGTCATCAGCGAGATGGTCATGAATCCGCCGAAGCTCCAGCCGTGAACGCCAATCTTGTCTGCATCTACGTAAGGCAGGGTCTTCAGATATTCCACGCCCTTCATCTGGTCTTGCATCTCAATCTGTCCGAGCTGGCGGAAGGTAGCCTGCTCGAAAGCCTTGCCACGGTTCTCGCTTCCACGGTTGTCGAGGATGAAGAGCAGATAGCCCTTTTCTGCCATGTAGGTTTCCCAACCACGGCTAGAGTAGTTCCAGCGGGCATCTACGTTGTGGGCATGAGGTCCACCATATACATATATAATGGTAGGATACTTCTTGTTTGGATCGAAGTTTACCGGCTTCACCATTCTCCAGTAGAGGTCTGTTTCGCCATCGGCAGCCTTGATGGTACCGCAGCTGTACTCAGGCACATTGTAGCCCTTCCAAGGGTTCTCGGCTGTGAAGTATGCGGTGCGCTTGCCGTTCTCGGTATTCACGAGGGCAATCTTGCGAGGCACGGTAGGAGTAGAGTAGTTGTCGAAGACATACTGTCCGTTCTCGCTCAAAGTGGCGCTGTGCCATCCCTTGCCGCAATCATCTACCAGCGTACGCTTGCCGGTTTTTGTATCTACGGCAAAGATGTTTCTCTGGATAGGCGACTTCTCGTTGGATGCGATGATGATGCTCTTGCGCTTGCTGTTGAAACCGAGTACTTCCATTACCTCCCATTTGCCGGAAGTCAACTGCTTGATTTCAAGTGATTCTGTATTGCTTGCCATGCGGCTTCCGTGCTTGCCCAGGGTGCAGAGATAGAGGTGGTTGTAGCCATCCTTGCGGCTCTGCATGATAAAGCTGTTGCTGTCCCAAGGCAGGAACTGGATAGGGTGGCAAGGCTCCACGTATTTCTCGTCGGTTTCGCGATAGAGCTCGCCTGTCTTCTCGCCGGTTTCTGCATTGTAGGCAGTCAGACGGCAGTCGTTCTGGTCGCGGTTCAGTTCGAACATATAGATGGTCTTGCTGTCCGGACTCCATGCGATGTTGGTGAAGTAGCGGTCGGTTGGATCGCCAGCCTTCAGATAGATGGTCTTGCCGGTCATGCAGTCGAACACGCCTACGGTTACCTTGTGTGATGTCTCGCCAGTCATCGGATACTTGTCTGGTGCAGGAGTAGCAATGCAACTCTGTGTTTCAGGATGATTGAAACCGATTTCCGGGATGTCGACCTGTGGATAGTCGGTTACCATACTCTGGTCCATGCGATAGAAGGCGAGCAGTTCGCCGTTCGGACTCCAGAAGGTTCCCTTGCTGATACCGAACTCATCGCGGTGAACACTCTGTCCATAAACAATTTCGCGGCTTCCGTCCTTTGAAAGCTGGAAATCGTGAGATTTCTTCTCTTTTGTCAGGGCGTTGCTTGTTACATCGAAGGTACGCACATAGAGGTTGCTGCCCTTCAGATAGGCGAAGGCGTTCTGCTGGGCGTTGGCCTCCAGGAGGTTCTCGCCGTCAGCATAATCCATCTCGCTCAGCAGCTTATGCTTCTTGAAGTCTACGGTATAAGTCTTGCTGCCGTTGCTTACCATCACGATGTTCTTGCCTGCAAAAGGGAAGATAGCATTGTAGAGGGCTCTTACCTTGATGTCTTTGGTAGGAGCAATCCACTGGTTGATGTCATTGATGCCGAAGAGTTTGGTCTCCTTGCCTGTCGTCTTGTTGACGAGATAGCAGGCATCTACATCCTGGCGAACGAGTTCATTGCCCCACCAGGTGCACCAGCGGTTCTTAGCTACCATGTTACGATAGTTGTTGCCGCCGAAGTTCAGGTCTTCCAATGTAAAGGTTTTCTCGCCTTTCTGAGCAGGAACCACGTCCTGAGCCTGTAAGTCGGTTGCATTCATAGCCATTATGATCATAGCAGCAAAAGATAATTTATAAATTGAATTCTTCAGATTCATTATATTCTTTACTTTACTTTATCGGGTTTACCACCCATGCGTCGTGAAACACGACGCATGGGTCGATATGTCTTTAATCCTCGTCGTCGAAGTCAACGCTGAAGTTCTTCTTGCCTCCGCGCTTGCCTCCGAAATCACGGCCACCACGTTTGTCGCCCTTGAAGCCACCACGCTTGTCGCCTTTCTCGAAACGCTTTCCGTCGCGCTTGCCACCGAAGTCACGGCCACCCTTGCGGTCGCCCTTGAAGCTACGGCTGCCACGCTTGTCATCGTCGTCATCATTGCGTCGACCGCCACCGATACGTGAACGGCCGCCCTTATGGAACTCAGCACGCTTCTTCTCGAAGTCTTCCAGACGGTGAGTATGGAACTTGAAAGAACGGATATCGTCCTCTTCGTTTTCAGTCTCCTCGCTTACACGCTTCTTGAATTCACGCTCCTTCTTGAAACGGTGCTTCTGAGCCATCTCGCTCTTCTCGCGCTCAGTCTTCACTATACCGCCTTCAGAACGGAAGTCCTTCATCTTGCCGTCGAACATCACATACTTGCGGAATTCGCACTCCAAGCTTCCGTTGAATACAGGAATCTTGATAGATGGTTTCAGACCAATCTGTTCGAAGCACTCCTCGCGGTAGCTCAATACCCAAGCCTCGTTGCCGGCAAAAGCCTTCTTGAAGCGCTCACCTATCATCTTGTAGGTGTTCAGGAGGTTAGGGGTAGAGATGCGCTCACCGTATGGAGGGTTCATCACGATGATGCTCTTCTCGGCAGGCTGGGTGAAGTCCTTGAAGTCCTGCTGGGCGATGGTGATATCCTTGCTCAGTCCGGCAGCACGAACGTTGAGATTAGCTGTATTGACAGCCTTCATGTCAACATCGTAACCATAGATATGGTGCTCGAACTCGCGCTCCTGAGAGTCGTCGTTATAAATCATATCGAAGAGATCCTGGTCAAAATCGTTCCATTTCTCGAAAGCAAACTCCTTGCGGAATACACCTGGAGAGATGTTGCGGGCGATGAGGGCAGCTTCGATGGCGATGGTACCTGAACCACACATCGGGTCGATGAAATCGCATTCGCCCT includes these proteins:
- a CDS encoding S9 family peptidase encodes the protein MAMNATDLQAQDVVPAQKGEKTFTLEDLNFGGNNYRNMVAKNRWCTWWGNELVRQDVDACYLVNKTTGKETKLFGINDINQWIAPTKDIKVRALYNAIFPFAGKNIVMVSNGSKTYTVDFKKHKLLSEMDYADGENLLEANAQQNAFAYLKGSNLYVRTFDVTSNALTKEKKSHDFQLSKDGSREIVYGQSVHRDEFGISKGTFWSPNGELLAFYRMDQSMVTDYPQVDIPEIGFNHPETQSCIATPAPDKYPMTGETSHKVTVGVFDCMTGKTIYLKAGDPTDRYFTNIAWSPDSKTIYMFELNRDQNDCRLTAYNAETGEKTGELYRETDEKYVEPCHPIQFLPWDSNSFIMQSRKDGYNHLYLCTLGKHGSRMASNTESLEIKQLTSGKWEVMEVLGFNSKRKSIIIASNEKSPIQRNIFAVDTKTGKRTLVDDCGKGWHSATLSENGQYVFDNYSTPTVPRKIALVNTENGKRTAYFTAENPWKGYNVPEYSCGTIKAADGETDLYWRMVKPVNFDPNKKYPTIIYVYGGPHAHNVDARWNYSSRGWETYMAEKGYLLFILDNRGSENRGKAFEQATFRQLGQIEMQDQMKGVEYLKTLPYVDADKIGVHGWSFGGFMTISLMTNHPDVFKVGVAGGPVIDWHWYEVMYGERYMDTPQTNPEGYRKTSLLYQAKNLKGKLQIIQGLNDVTVVPQHCLTFLKACIAAGTQPDFFVYPGEPHNMRGHQSTHLHERISNYFFDYLK
- a CDS encoding THUMP domain-containing protein, whose amino-acid sequence is MEQEFELIAKTFMGLEPVLAEELTQLGANNVQIGRRMVSFTGDKEMMYRANFQLHTAIRILKPIKHFKARSAEEVYDQIQKIKWDDILDVKKTFSVDSVVYSEEFRNSRFVTYKVKDAIVDWFREKQGTRPNISVSNPDIRLNIHIAEDNATLSLDSSGESLHRRGYRQEQVEAPLNEVLAAGMILMTGWKGECDFIDPMCGSGTIAIEAALIARNISPGVFRKEFAFEKWNDFDQDLFDMIYNDDSQEREFEHHIYGYDVDMKAVNTANLNVRAAGLSKDITIAQQDFKDFTQPAEKSIIVMNPPYGERISTPNLLNTYKMIGERFKKAFAGNEAWVLSYREECFEQIGLKPSIKIPVFNGSLECEFRKYVMFDGKMKDFRSEGGIVKTEREKSEMAQKHRFKKEREFKKRVSEETENEEDDIRSFKFHTHRLEDFEKKRAEFHKGGRSRIGGGRRNDDDDDKRGSRSFKGDRKGGRDFGGKRDGKRFEKGDKRGGFKGDKRGGRDFGGKRGGKKNFSVDFDDED